One part of the Aricia agestis chromosome Z, ilAriAges1.1, whole genome shotgun sequence genome encodes these proteins:
- the LOC121739463 gene encoding uncharacterized protein LOC121739463 yields the protein MDSCNVKNIPRAGTNLVGESRTPSEEGVWPTYTGGATAAIEERRRETNDDFGTILVTDKHDGMAAMLTASEGEGSRHTTRTPVVQLERIPDLKNGSRVTTPVSDLALTTASEGECGSRAITPVSTGLFYKPGSGSDESGSESAASQNKDETRDRFRRKRRGSELEDSPEKDKGAITKTSSKRGRGRPPTTGKYIGWAKAKKDLNDEQVRAMEVEVERDIFESAKRIPLQRLHRLSESSENSDKTLAVDREATAASVGAVVSESLVAITNVAKKSKNLKGTSVAALNKATQALQEAFAVIINRTASDERRALEAANARLSKELAGMKMELEAVKRKLADALPQPAPVSKGLDVEELLQRAVREAVAVTSARIDARIEGLEARLLPEPRMRPPLATDRKRDEARDATPSASKAKEKTPEPEPAVSTLSPPLNPGPALKQKKKRVKKSAAAIEAAAARCDNAPTMTAKGPNPIEQWSEVVKRGEKARKKEGRREVPKKKRKKKKGSLRAPKSAAVVITLQPEAEKRGVTYKDVMERAKQHLDLVALEIPHLKFKRAVTGARMYEIPGTASKEKADTLAGKLKEALGETDVRISRPQKCAELRITGLDDSASAAEIAAAVARCGGCAVDDVKVGEIRVDRSGRGAAWVRCPVEAAKSVTAPNAKLYVGWTVVRVTLLSARIMRCYRCHEAGHTRATCPSETDRGDLCFRCGQAGHAIKECGNPPHCAVCAANGRKADHIVGSKPCKIPQKTGKGSKKSQPPKAATPSTGNLNHSAQAQDLWSQEVLKRSIDVGVIAEPYRILPRGDWLGDADSTVALVFGPKIVPPSSRSTTRGHGFVVADLGALTVVGVYFSPNRPIAEFGAFLLRLTTFVSGAANPVVVAGDFNAKSTRWGSPATDTRGRAMADWLATTGLVVANRGAVSTCVRWQGESIVDLTLVSPSIARRMSGWRVLEEVETLSDHLYIGFDIASTSEAGHRIPPGGGPRWSLRGLDRDLLEEAAIVASMSPLPSEDVEECAEWLNEAARNICDASMPRAGPVVPRRQTYWWRPELKQLRLECVAARRRFQRYRRRRNRVEAEEEAIHDGYRSARHALREAIKVAKKEAWEEFLNTLEQDPWGKPYKWVRQKLRPAAPPLTQHMEPDLRRSVLSALFPSRAEWSPPSMRPPSAESDDEEEDVPPVTPEELAAAVHKMSLKNRAPGLDGVPGRVWVLAIKHLEAQVLEVFTKCLVQGRVPRRWKSGKLVLLRKDGRPEDQPSAYRPIVLIDEICKTLERVIAGRLNRHLEGAGPNLSDAQFGFRSRRSTIDAVARVRQISEEEISRGGVVLVVSLDITNAFNTLPWETIKEGLRYHRAPRYLRRTISNYLSERSVEYPTEEGWEDLEVDCGVPQGSSLGPGLWDIGYDYVLRGANLPGVELVAYADDTAVVCRAKSHREAKILATAAVAQVVRRIQALGLTVALNKSEALLFHGPRNAPPPDLEVIVSGTRIKIAPTMTYLGLVLDSRWSFKEHFRRLSEKVKKSAGALASLLPNLGGPSLACRRLYMGVVRSMAMYGAPIWAENLLPENRLALGRLQRVMATRAIRGYRTISRDAACLLAGSVPWDLDALALADVYWRGAEVRAGGSNPLPDAVRRWRDRAREVTIELWEERLLEPQVSVALVLAMRPVLSEWLTRKHGALSFRLTQVLTGHGCFGRYLCEIANREESTRCHHCDCDRDTAEHTVSACPSWTGQRAALTAAIGFDLSLPALVRAMVGSEPGWTAVQDFCEDVIAAKEEAERMRELEALDPRRRRRPRRRQVIGNDHLPP from the exons ATGGATAGTTGCAACGTGAAAAATATTCCCCGGGCGGGTACCAACCTAGTTGGAGAATCCCGCACCCCCTCAGAGGAGGGGGTCTGGCCCACGTATACGGGGGGCGCCACCGCTGCAATAGAGGAGAGGAGGAGAGAGACGAACGATGACTTTGGCACGATATTGGTTACTGATAAGCACGACGGAATGGCTGCAATGTTAACGGCTAGCGAAGGGGAAGGCTCCAGGCACACGACCCGAACACCGGTTGTGCAGCTGGAGCGAATACCGGATCTGAAAAATGGATCGCGGGTGACAACGCCCGTGTCCGATTTGGCTTTGACCACAGCGAGTGAGGGAGAGTGTGGATCGCGTGCGATTACGCCTGTGTCCACTGGTTTGTTTTATAAACCCGGAAGTGGAAGTGACGAGAGCGGTAGTGAGTCTGCTGCCTCTCAGAACAAGGATGAAACAAGGGACCGCTTTCGACGCAAGAGGCGCGGTAGCGAGTTGGAGGACAGTCCGGAGAAGGACAAAGGAGCGATCACGAAGACCTCCTCAAAACGTGGCAGAGGGAGACCACCGACCACCGGGAAGTACATCGGTTGGGCCAAGGCCAAAAAGGACCTCAATGACGAGCAGGTCAGAGCCATGGAGGTTGAAGTTGAGCGTGACATATTTGAGTCGGCTAAGAGGATTCCGCTGCAACGGTTGCACCGGCTGTCGGAATCCTCTGAAAACTCGGACAAGACTTTAGCAGTGGACAGGGAAGCGACGGCGGCCTCGGTAGGAGCGGTGGTCTCCGAGAGCTTAGTGGCCATCACAAACGTTGCCAAGAAGTCAAAGAACCTCAAAGGGACTTCTGTCGCGGCTCTAAATAAGGCAACTCAGGCATTACAGGAGGCGTTCGCGGTCATCATCAATCGAACGGCGTCAGACGAAAGAAGAGCTCTGGAGGCGGCAAACGCGCGCCTCTCCAAGGAGCTCGCTGGCATGAAGATGGAGCTGGAGGCGGTAAAGCGCAAACTTGCTGATGCCCTACCACAACCCGCTCCCGTCAGCAAGGGGCTGGATGTGGAAGAGCTCCTACAGCGAGCGGTGCGCGAGGCGGTCGCTGTGACCAGTGCCCGGATTGACGCGCGGATAGAGGGGCTCGAGGCCCGCCTCTTACCGGAGCCACGGATGAGGCCTCCTTTAGCTACAGATCGGAAGCGCGACGAAGCCCGAGATGCAACACCATCAGCGTCGAAGGCAAAAGAGAAGACTCCTGAGCCGGAGCCCGCGGTGTCGACTCTGTCGCCTCCGCTCAATCCCGGACCGGCtctgaaacaaaagaaaaagagAGTCAAAAAGTCGGCCGCAGCCATAGAAGCGGCAGCCGCTAGATGTGACAATGCCCCAACTATGACTGCGAAGGGACCAAATCCGATCGAACAATGGTCGGAAGTGGTCAAGCGAGGTGAAAAGGCACGGAAAAAGGAAGGAAGGAGGGAAGTGCCaaagaagaaaagaaagaagaagaaaggaAGCCTCCGCGCTCCCAAATCTGCGGCGGTGGTAATTACACTGCAGCCAGAGGCAGAAAAGAGAGGCGTGACGTATAAGGACGTCATGGAGAGGGCTAAGCAACATCTTGATCTGGTTGCTCTTGAGATCCCTCATCTCAAGTTTAAGCGGGCCGTTACCGGGGCTCGCATGTACGAGATACCCGGGACGGCCAGCAAAGAAAAGGCCGATACTCTTGCGGGCAAGCTGAAGGAGGCCCTCGGGGAGACGGATGTCCGCATTTCTCGGCCGCAAAAGTGCGCCGAGCTGCGGATAACAGGCCTGGACGACTCCGCCTCTGCGGCAGAAATCGCCGCGGCCGTCGCAAGATGCGGTGGCTGCGCGGTCGACGACGTTAAGGTTGGCGAAATCCGGGTAGACCGGAGTGGACGCGGCGCGGCCTGGGTAAGGTGCCCGGTCGAGGCCGCCAAATCAGTGACAGCACCGAACGCCAAACTTTATGTCGGATGGACCGTGGTGCGCGTGACACTCTTGTCGGCGCGCATCATGAGGTGTTACCGGTGCCACGAAGCAGGACATACGCGGGCGACGTGCCCCTCTGAGACAGACCGCGGTGACCTCTGTTTCCGCTGTGGCCAGGCTGGCCACGCAATCAAGGAGTGCGGAAACCCTCCCCACTGCGCGGTGTGCGCGGCTAATGGGAGGAAGGCGGACCATATCGTGGGGAGCAAACCCTGCAAGATACCGCAGAAGACTGGAAAGGGCTCCAAAAAGAGTCAGCCACCCAAGGCTGCCACACCATCTACG GGGAACCTGAACCACAGCGCTCAGGCGCAAGATCTGTGGTCTCAGGAGGTACTGAAGAGGTCGATCGACGTCGGTGTGATCGCCGAGCCGTACCGGATCCTCCCTAGGGGTGACTGGTTGGGCGACGCGGACTCGACGGTGGCTTTGGTCTTCGGTCCCAAAATCGTGCCTCCATCTTCCAGGAGCACGACTCGGGGCCACGGCTTCGTCGTCGCGGACTTGGGAGCCCTCACCGTTGTGGGGGTTTACTTTTCCCCGAACAGACCCATCGCCGAGTTCGGGGCGTTCCTCCTCCGGCTCACCACCTTTGTGAGCGGAGCAGCCAATCCCGTGGTCGTTGCCGGAGACTTCAACGCGAAGTCCACGCGTTGGGGCTCCCCGGCCACGGACACGAGAGGCAGAGCCATGGCGGACTGGCTGGCAACTACGGGCCTGGTCGTGGCCAACAGAGGCGCCGTTAGCACGTGCGTCCGGTGGCAGGGGGAATCGATTGTGGACCTGACATTAGTGAGCCCATCAATCGCTCGCCGAATGAGTGGCTGGAGAGTCCTCGAGGAGGTCGAGACCCTCTCGGACCACCTCTACATAGGCTTTGACATTGCCTCCACTTCGGAAGCTGGTCACCGAATTCCACCTGGCGGCGGCCCAAGGTGGTCCCTGAGAGGTCTGGATCGAGACCTTCTCGAGGAGGCGGCGATCGTTGCGTCGATGTCCCCCCTCCCATCGGAAGACGTCGAGGAATGCGCGGAGTGGCTGAACGAGGCGGCTCGCAACATTTGCGACGCCTCGATGCCCCGTGCTGGACCAGTCGTGCCTCGGCGGCAGACCTACTGGTGGCGACCGGAGCTAAAACAACTCCGGCTAGAGTGTGTGGCTGCCCGCCGGCGATTCCAGCGATATCGCCGGCGGCGAAACAGGGTGGAGGCCGAAGAAGAGGCTATCCATGATGGCTACCGTTCAGCGCGTCATGCTCTGCGTGAGGCGATAAAGGTAGCGAAGAAGGAGGCATGGGAGGAGTTCCTGAACACCCTGGAACAGGACCCGTGGGGCAAGCCGTACAAATGGGTGAGGCAAAAGCTTCGCCCAGCTGCCCCACCGCTGACCCAGCACATGGAGCCGGACCTTCGTCGCTCCGTACTTTCGGCCCTATTTCCATCCAGGGCCGAGTGGTCCCCACCATCTATGCGACCACCTAGTGCGGAGTCTGACGACGAAGAGGAAGATGTGCCACCCGTGACGCCTGAAGAGCTGGCAGCAGCCGTGCACAAGATGAGCCTCAAAAACCGAGCTCCTGGATTGGACGGGGTCCCCGGTCGCGTCTGGGTGCTGGCCATAAAGCACTTGGAGGCGCAGGTGCTCGAGGTGTTCACCAAATGCCTGGTGCAGGGCCGAGTGCCGCGTCGTTGGAAGTCGGGCAAGCTGGTGTTGCTACGAAAAGACGGACGACCGGAGGACCAGCCGTCGGCCTACCGCCCTATCGTCCTTATCGACGAGATCTGTAAGACCCTGGAGAGGGTGATCGCGGGGCGCCTCAACCGCCACCTGGAAGGCGCCGGCCCGAACTTGAGCGACGCTCAGTTCGGGTTCAGATCTCGTCGCTCGACGATAGACGCGGTAGCGCGTGTGCGGCAGATTTCGGAGGAGGAAATCTCTCGGGGTGGGGTGGTGTTGGTTGTCTCGTTGGACATCACCAATGCGTTCAACACCCTGCCCTGGGAGACCATAAAAGAGGGACTACGGTACCATCGAGCGCCAAGATATTTGCGTCGTACCATCAGCAACTATCTATCGGAGCGCTCGGTGGAGTACCCCACCGAAGAAGGCTGGGAGGACCTGGAGGTGGACTGTGGCGTCCCGCAGGGTTCGTCTCTCGGTCCGGGCCTATGGGATATAGGCTACGACTACGTGCTCCGCGGCGCCAATCTTCCGGGCGTGGAGCTCGTTGCATACGCGGACGACACAGCGGTCGTCTGCCGCGCCAAGTCCCATCGAGAGGCGAAAATCCTGGCAACGGCAGCAGTCGCTCAGGTCGTGAGGAGGATCCAGGCTCTGGGTCTGACGGTGGCGTTGAACAAGTCGGAGGCCCTCTTGTTCCACGGGCCCAGAAACGCGCCGCCGCCGGACTTGGAAGTCATAGTGAGTGGAACGAGAATAAAGATAGCGCCTACAATGACCTACCTTGGTCTGGTCCTCGATAGCCGGTGGTCATTCAAGGAACACTTCCGCCGGCTATCCGAGAAAGTAAAGAAGTCTGCGGGTGCCCTTGCCTCGCTGCTCCCGAATCTCGGGGGCCCGAGTTTGGCTTGTCGGCGCCTCTACATGGGCGTTGTCCGTTCCATGGCAATGTATGGGGCGCCGATATGGGCAGAAAACCTGCTACCGGAGAATAGGCTGGCCCTGGGGCGGCTGCAGCGAGTGATGGCGACACGCGCGATTCGCGGGTACCGCACAATCTCCCGGGACGCGGCGTGCCTCCTCGCTGGCAGTGTCCCATGGGACCTCGACGCTCTTGCCCTCGCCGATGTGTACTGGCGTGGCGCTGAAGTccgcgcggggggcagcaacccCCTTCCGGACGCCGTCCGTCGGTGGAGGGATCGGGCCAGGGAAGTGACAATTGAGCTCTGGGAGGAACGGCTCCTGGAGCCTCAAGTAAGCGTGGCACTGGTGCTGGCCATGAGACCAGTACTGAGCGAGTGGTTGACCAGAAAGCACGGCGCGCTCTCGTTCCGACTCACGCAGGTGCTGACCGGACACGGCTGCTTCGGCCGTTACCTGTGTGAGATCGCGAACCGAGAAGAGAGTACGCGCTGTCACCACTGTGACTGTGACAGGGACACGGCGGAACACACCGTTTCTGCCTGTCCCTCCTGGACTGGACAACGGGCGGCCCTCACGGCCGCCATTGGATTTGACCTTTCGCTGCCCGCATTGGTTCGCGCCATGGTGGGCAGTGAACCTGGATGGACAGCGGTGCAGGACTTCTGCGAAGATGTCATCGCCGCgaaggaggaggccgagcgtATGAGAGAGCTGGAGGCGCTCGACCCCCGCCGAAGAAGACGGCCGAGGCGACGACAGGTCATTGGTAATGACCACTTGCCGCCTTAG